The Ovis canadensis isolate MfBH-ARS-UI-01 breed Bighorn chromosome 13, ARS-UI_OviCan_v2, whole genome shotgun sequence genome includes a region encoding these proteins:
- the PROSER2 gene encoding proline and serine-rich protein 2: MPVHHRKSDSWEMDPDSLPGCRLGDLSRGSSLESRTSSSRSRSLTLDDESLRYLTHEEKDVLLFFEETIDSLEDDFEEQVLCAGDTQWRSLRPLGESTSAPSQPEDVVDLVQPGPGAGEPESLEEVKETTGAVPFGKEAAPDLEPKKEDAEKSPPSDAPGPEALPSSPPASPAAALAHPRREPPTPPAEHPKLTRSVPTPLVIAQKISEKLAGNEGLSPTSPSKEGRPAEWRTLASLAPRHRDHSPWHRHAAQPAPKIHRFPSNISVTNSAGKDFNKTISKAAVNVQERKAQVLANINGVSFLSLGETEDPAQRGEPTEQRSVSPEQSQPGLAQEAVPTREGARGAQQSRGVQTEQPLPLANGFQSIHDVLRSQAGPFVSTGKTVTFRPDPALPSRLAPQQPDCGQAARKRSGSLPRAVGFRPQGITVQFSGRGSTEEARREALRKLGLLKENL, encoded by the exons GATGATGAGAGCCTGAGGTACCTCACACACGAGGAAAAGGACGTCCTCCTGTTTTTTGAAGAGACAATTGATTCCCTGGAAGATGACTTTGAGGAGCAGGTCCTGTGTGCCGGTGACACCCAGTGGCGCTCTCTGAGGCCTCTGGGAGAGAGCACTTCCGCTCCCTCCCAGCCAGAGGATGTCGTGGACTTGGTGCAGCCGGGCCCTGGAGCCGGGGAGCCTGAGAGCCTTGAGGAGGTGAAGGAGACCACAG GGGCTGTCCCTTTTGGAAAGgaagccgcccctgaccttgaacCCAAAAAAGAGGATGCAGAGAAGTCTCCCCCATCAGACGCCCCAGGGCCTGAGGCCCTGCCATCTTCCCCACCTGCCTCACCTGCAGCAGCTCTGGCCCACCCCAGGAGAGAGCCCCCCACTCCTCCCGCAGAGCACCCCAAACTGACCCGCTCGGTCCCCACTCCGCTCGTCATCGCCCAGAAGATATCTGAGAAGCTGGCAGGGAATGAAGGGCTTTCGCCCACATCTCCGTCCAAAGAGGGCAGGCCTGCAGAATGGAGGACGCTGGCTTCTCTGGCCCCTCGACACCGAGACCACTCACCGTGGCACCGACACGCGGCTCAACCAGCGCCCAAGATCCACCGCTTCCCGAGCAACATCAGCGTGACCAACAGCGCGGGGAAGGACTTCAATAAGACCATCTCCAAGGCCGCAGTCAACGTGCAGGAGCGCAAAGCCCAGGTCCTGGCCAATATCAACGgcgtctccttcctctccttgggGGAGACGGAGGACCCGGCCCAGAGAGGCGAGCCCACCGAGCAGAGAAGCGTCTCTCCCGAGCAGAGCCAGCCAGGCCTGGCCCAGGAGGCTGTCCCCACGCGAGAAGGGGCCCGCGGCGCCCAGCAGTCCAGAGGCGTGCAGACAGAACAGCCCCTGCCGCTAGCCAACGGCTTCCAGAGCATCCACGACGTCCTCAGGAGCCAGGCCGGGCCCTTCGTCTCCACCGGGAAGACGGTGACCTTCCGTCCGGACCCGGCCCTCCCCAGCAGACTTGCACCCCAGCAGCCGGACTGCGGCCAGGCGGCCAGGAAGCGGTCAGGCTCGCTCCCCAGGGCTGTAGGGTTCAGACCCCAAGGCATCACTGTCCAGTTCTCGGGCCGGGGCTCCACGGAGGAGGCCCGCCGGGAGGCCCTGCGGAAGCTCGGCCTCCTGAAAGAGAACTTATGA